The genomic DNA GCAACATCGCACTTTTGCCCCACGCCACCGGCTGTGATGACACGGTAAACCTGGGTGATCCCACTCGAGAGGCCCTTCCCGCTATCTCCAAGCTGGAGCCAGGCCACGGCTCCAGTCTTGAGAGGGCCCTTGTCAGCGTTGGCAGGGGCATCCACATTATCCAACTTTGTCACACTGGCCTTGAGCCCGACCCGGTTGAGGTCGAACATCGGGGTGCTGCTGATGTCGAAGTAGTGATGGCCAAGATACTCAGCGATGGGAAAACCGAGCAGCTTcaggtcctcctccttggggaATGGCGCTGTGGCATGAGCACCATACTTGGTTCCCGCGAGCTTGTTGAGAGTCAGAGGCTTGAGGAGAAGCGCAGAGGGGATCCTATCCCAGAGTGCTTTGGCAATGCCGGTCTTTGGCGTTCCTGGGGCGTACTTTGTCACGTCGTAGAGAATAGCAACGGCACCATCGGCCTTAGGGGCAGAGGTGGTGTCAACGCATGTGTAATTTTGGATACCATGGCCGACGGCAATCTTCTTGAGGGTGaagctcggtggtggtgaggggagTTCTCGGGCACCTGTTTCTAGTTAGCCTCCCGGATCCCGTTCTCTGTCATTTCGATCCAGGTTCTGTGGTACTTACCTCCAGTCTTGGGAAGAGTTGGCACAAATGTCGGTTGGCATGGGGCAGCATATACTACTGTGGCCATCGCGGCAAGAAGTATCGACTTGACTGACACCATTTTGTCTGTGGATATGAAACTAGGGCTTTGATGCTTCCGGAGCAGAATATATCGTTGAAATGAATCGAGTCCAGTAAGATAGAAACGTATTAGACAATTGAACCGGACCgggaaaag from Podospora pseudoanserina strain CBS 124.78 chromosome 2, whole genome shotgun sequence includes the following:
- a CDS encoding hypothetical protein (EggNog:ENOG503P6JQ; COG:S), with translation MVSVKSILLAAMATVVYAAPCQPTFVPTLPKTGGARELPSPPPSFTLKKIAVGHGIQNYTCVDTTSAPKADGAVAILYDVTKYAPGTPKTGIAKALWDRIPSALLLKPLTLNKLAGTKYGAHATAPFPKEEDLKLLGFPIAEYLGHHYFDISSTPMFDLNRVGLKASVTKLDNVDAPANADKGPLKTGAVAWLQLGDSGKGLSSGITQVYRVITAGGVGQKCDVAGVGVHSVPYTTFYWFF